In Campylobacter sp. RM16187, the DNA window GGGATAATCGACTGGCTAGATCAAAGAATGGCAGTCAACAAAATGATGAAAGTGCTTGTTAGCGAGTACTGGATACCAAAAAACATAAATTTCTTATGGGCGATGGGCGTTATCCTAACAACTCTTTTTGTGTTGCTTTTGATAACAGGCTTTTTACTTATGATGTATTACAAGCCTGATATAAATTTAGCCTTTGACAGCGTAAACTACACTATCATGAAAGAGGTTGAGTACGGCTGGCTATGGCGACATATACACGCAGTTGCCGCATCTGTGATCTTTTTGATCATATACATTCACACATTTACCGCGATTTATTACGGTTCATATAAAAAAGGAAGAGAGCTTATCTGGGTAAGCGGCATGTTGCTTTTCATACTATTTTCGGCTGAAGCTTTTAGCGGATATATGCTTCCATGGGGTCAAATGAGCTACTGGGCGGCGATGGTTATCACAAACTTATTTGGCGGAATTCCTGTGATAGGAGATGCGGTAGTTGAGTGGATCAGAGGCGACTATGCGGTTAGCGACTCAACCCTAACACGCTTTTTCATGCTTCACGTATGCTTGCTTCCGCTTGTTTTAATAGCTGTTATCGCACTTCACTTCTATACGCTTAGAATTCCTCACGTAAACAATGAAACAGGCGAGGAAATAGACTTTGACATAGAAGCTGAAAAATATCTAAAAGGCGACAAGGCAAACGCGAAGGTTATACCTTTCTGGCCTGGATTTTTAGCAAAAGACTTCATGTATATCGGATTTTTCATGATCTTTTTCTTCTATCTTGTGTGCTTTCACTTCAACTTCGCGATGGATCCGATCAACTTTGAGCCGGGCAACCCACTAAAAACTCCACCACACATCTATCCTGAGTGGTATTTCTTGTGGCAATATGAAATTTTACGCGGATTTTTCTTTGATATATTTGGCTTTTCTGCTTACAATATCGGTCTTATCGCGTTTGCATTTGCAGGTATCGCGCTATTTTTCATGCCGATATACGATAGAAGCGACGTTGTTGCTCCTGCGCACGAGAGAAAAGGCTTTTTCGTATGGTTCTGGCTACTAGTGATTGATATGATAATTCTTACGATATTTGGAAAGCTTCCTGCAGACGGAGTTACAATGGGAATTTCAAATTCATGGATAGGATTTTACTCAACGATTACATTCTTTATCTTGCTTCTTGTGGTACTACCTATCATAACTACGCTTGAAAAGAAAAGGGGTGGCAAATGAGAGAGCTAAAAATTCTTATAGTTGTTGTTGTTCTATCACTGATAACATACTGGGGCATTGAGCCTTACGCTCACTCGATCATGCATCCTAAGGTAGATCCTGTTAATTACAACTTTGCCGAAGGCGACGTAAAGCAAGCTGAAGTAGTAGTTAGTAAAAGAGAGGCTGATTTAGAGAGCGCAAAAAAGCTTGGAGAATCAGCTAAGATAAAAAATGCGGAAAAAGACCTGCAAGAGGCGAAAGACTCTCTTGAAGAGTATAAAACTTTCTGGGCTGAAATAGGTGCTATAGACTTCAAAAAAGGCAACGCACAAAAAGGTGCAGAGGTGTTTATGAACGCAGGCTGTGCGGGTTGTCACGGACTTGAGGTTGCAGGCATGCCTGCTCCTATGGATAATGCAAGTGCAAGCGAAGCTTATAAGGTAGTTCCGCCTGATCTAAGCACTGCGGGATATCTATATGATGACGCTTTCCTTGCAGCGGTCATAAAAAATCCAAACATAGCGCTAAAACTAAAGCATAAATTTAATGACGAAAATCCTTACCCGATGCCTGCATTTTTCGGAGCGGGCGGTGAAGACATAAACCAAGAACTTGCCGATATGGTAGCTTATCTTAAGTCAGTTGCACCAAAAGAAGTAAGTGATGAGAAAGTATTTGCAGACTCTTGCCAAAGATGTCACGACATGAAATACGAAAAACAATACGTCTTTACAAACCGCGTGAATTTAGCCGAATACATGGGGTCAAACCCACCTGATCTATCTATGATGATACGCTCAAAGGGTGCTGATTATTTGCATAAATTTATCAACGACACACAAAAAATGCTTCCTGGCACAGCTATGCCAAGAGTCGGTCTAAACAAAAAAGCCGAAGAGCAAGTCGTAGCTTATATGCAAAAAGCGGGCGATGAGAAAAAAGCCGAAAGAGAGAGTTTGGGAATTTACATAATGATATACTTCCTAATCTTTGGAATCTTTGGCTGGCTATGGAAACGCAAAGTTTGGAGCGAGCTTCACTAAAATTTAAGAGCCTATTTTTAGGCTCTTTTCTCTCTGTTTTTAACCTCATATCTGATTTCAACTATCAAAATTTAGCTAAATTTCTGATATAATTCGCCCAAATTTTAGACAAAGGCAACCCGTGATAACAAACATCTATCTATTTTTAGCCGCATCGTTTTTTGAAATTTTTGGCTGCTTTTCGTTTTGGCTCTATTTTAGACTTGCCAAATCTCCCGCTTGGCTTGGAGTGGGGCTAATCTCACTCATACTATTTGCTTATATCCTAACCAAAATCGACCTTGAAGCCGCAGGCAGAATTTACGCTATATACGGTGGTATCTACATACTCTCTTCGTTTTTATGGATGGTGTTTGTAGAAAAAGAGATGATGAACAAATTTGACATCATAGGACTAGCCTTTGTGATCTTTGGAGCGGGAATTATATACTTTGGAAACAAACTAGCTTGAGCGCAAATTTTATCGCGCTCAAATTTAGCTTTTAAATTTATCTTTCTTTTACGAAAAATGTTACAGTGGCATTATAGCCTTTTTGTAACGCTTTTCCGACTAGCTCAGGGGCTATTTTTTTATTTATGTCTTTTCTTAGATTTACTACTGCAAGCCATCTACCACTAGAGGTTACACGAAATTTAGTTTTACCATTACTATTTATGTAAGAACCTATAAATCCTGCTCCGCTTTGCTCGCCATGAGCTTTAATTGTGATCGGCATACCGTTTATTTTTTCATTTAAAGGTTCGCCCATAAACAAAACCTCAAACTCTACTTCATCACCTACTTTTAAATTGCTTAAGTCACTAATAGGGATTATTTCAAGATCATGCCCTATTGGTTTTGGTTTTTTCCATTCGCCTACACTTACATAAGCCTTAGCAAAACTTTGAAAATTCAAAGACATTGAAATTTCTTTTGCGCCCTTTATCTCATTTAGATAAATTCTGCCCCATTTTTCTCTACCTTTTTCATCTTTCCAAGTAGAGAATTGAACGTTTCTTGTTGCTGCAGCTACTTGATATACACCTTTTGCTGAAGTATCTGTAAAATAAACTTTATTTGCAAGCATATCTCCGTTAAAAATCAAAGCTTCAGGAAAATCTTTACTAGGTTTTTCTTGATAGATCCTTGTCTCAATACCTTCATTGGCAGCTTTATCAAATTTAAACTCCGTCTTTTTCATATTCGGATCATAAATTTCATATTTCTCTAAACTATTTCCCATAAAGAAATCATCAAAAGGCAAGGCATGACCCCAGCCTATGTTTACACCTATGCTTCCGGGCTTATGCTCCATTGATTCACTTAAATTTATATAAAAATCATGAGCTTTTAAACCAAAAGCCATAGCGCATAATGCTATTACGCTAAAAATCATCTTTTTCATTGTTTTCCCTTAATATCATTTAAAATCATATTTTAGATTAAGACCCGCTCTCCAAACTCGCCCTTCGTTTATCGATGATTCGCCACTAAGGCTATAATAAAGCTTATCGGTTAGGTTTTCAACCTCTACAAATGGAGTTAGGGTAAATCCGCTCATTTCATATCTATAGCTAAGTTTTGCATCAACGATAGTTTTGTTTTGGCTAGGATGTTTTGAGCCACCGCTATATTTCAAATCTAAAGCATTAGTAGCTTGAATTGAAAAATCAAATCCAGCCAAATCTACTATAGTTGCACCGTATTTTAAGCTTCTATCAGGCGTTCCGTATAACCTCTTACCCTCGGCGTTTTTAGTTTTTGAGTTTGAATATGCTAAATTTAGGATCAGCCAATCGGTCGGATAAAATTCACTTGAAATTTCAAATCCTCTTACTTTTGAATTTCCTTCGTTAAAATATAACCATTCATTGTTAGGAAGTAGTATAAGTCTTATTTGGTCTTTATAGTCGGTATTGTAATAACTTACTTCCAGATTTCCCCAATCACTAAGGCGTTGTTTTAATCCTATTTCATAGCCTTTTGCTTTCTCAGGCTTCAAATCAGGATTTCCTCCCAAAAATTTAGGTAGATATCTTTGCGGTGCGCTAGGCGTATTAAACGCTTTACTATATCCTGCCCAAAGCGTAGTATAATCATAGTCGGTACCTGCAAAAGGGAATATAGAGATACCAAAATTTGGGCTGGTAGCTTTCATCTTTTTACCTGCAGTATCATAGCTATCGTGACGAATTCCGGCCACAAAAAGAGCGTAAGGGATAGGCTTATACTCTATTTGAGCAAAAGGAGAGATATTTTTCTCGCTTTTATCAAAATCCATACTAGGGCTTG includes these proteins:
- a CDS encoding c-type cytochrome, with the translated sequence MRELKILIVVVVLSLITYWGIEPYAHSIMHPKVDPVNYNFAEGDVKQAEVVVSKREADLESAKKLGESAKIKNAEKDLQEAKDSLEEYKTFWAEIGAIDFKKGNAQKGAEVFMNAGCAGCHGLEVAGMPAPMDNASASEAYKVVPPDLSTAGYLYDDAFLAAVIKNPNIALKLKHKFNDENPYPMPAFFGAGGEDINQELADMVAYLKSVAPKEVSDEKVFADSCQRCHDMKYEKQYVFTNRVNLAEYMGSNPPDLSMMIRSKGADYLHKFINDTQKMLPGTAMPRVGLNKKAEEQVVAYMQKAGDEKKAERESLGIYIMIYFLIFGIFGWLWKRKVWSELH
- a CDS encoding cytochrome b; this translates as MAQIRKSTGIIDWLDQRMAVNKMMKVLVSEYWIPKNINFLWAMGVILTTLFVLLLITGFLLMMYYKPDINLAFDSVNYTIMKEVEYGWLWRHIHAVAASVIFLIIYIHTFTAIYYGSYKKGRELIWVSGMLLFILFSAEAFSGYMLPWGQMSYWAAMVITNLFGGIPVIGDAVVEWIRGDYAVSDSTLTRFFMLHVCLLPLVLIAVIALHFYTLRIPHVNNETGEEIDFDIEAEKYLKGDKANAKVIPFWPGFLAKDFMYIGFFMIFFFYLVCFHFNFAMDPINFEPGNPLKTPPHIYPEWYFLWQYEILRGFFFDIFGFSAYNIGLIAFAFAGIALFFMPIYDRSDVVAPAHERKGFFVWFWLLVIDMIILTIFGKLPADGVTMGISNSWIGFYSTITFFILLLVVLPIITTLEKKRGGK
- a CDS encoding DUF4198 domain-containing protein, which codes for MKKMIFSVIALCAMAFGLKAHDFYINLSESMEHKPGSIGVNIGWGHALPFDDFFMGNSLEKYEIYDPNMKKTEFKFDKAANEGIETRIYQEKPSKDFPEALIFNGDMLANKVYFTDTSAKGVYQVAAATRNVQFSTWKDEKGREKWGRIYLNEIKGAKEISMSLNFQSFAKAYVSVGEWKKPKPIGHDLEIIPISDLSNLKVGDEVEFEVLFMGEPLNEKINGMPITIKAHGEQSGAGFIGSYINSNGKTKFRVTSSGRWLAVVNLRKDINKKIAPELVGKALQKGYNATVTFFVKER
- a CDS encoding YnfA family protein — translated: MITNIYLFLAASFFEIFGCFSFWLYFRLAKSPAWLGVGLISLILFAYILTKIDLEAAGRIYAIYGGIYILSSFLWMVFVEKEMMNKFDIIGLAFVIFGAGIIYFGNKLA